The following are from one region of the Hydrogenophaga sp. BPS33 genome:
- a CDS encoding CsgG/HfaB family protein codes for MITKPNSFAAALATPGLRLVLAASAAALLAGCATPSMQRMAPGEMPTVLGPSVRDNITPMEPLMACFADRVAATGRTPVVVAVGDVKDYTGKYNINEGNAITQGGALMVYSALGKLSGAVRIAERFDPMIAERELGYADRRQLGDGRNHVLAGANGGAGQNVPWMPYFGGTINKSDYFIVGGITELNYNINSGGGEIGVDQVSVKARTFSQSVGVDLRIVDTKTLMVVRTISLTKQFTGYEVGLNVFRFFNSNLFDIDFGAKGQEPVQLGVRAALEEGVVRLVGAVTQVDHAPCLPLLPGAGKSIQTTPAAMLRKVENPLVDVTGEPVQTGQRGTAVNASSQTGAAPTGSVVQLPFEFGATQLGGSTMALVDQIAAAAKQGSVDVMLVARDSENWDAGKRDDLINQRVAAFTSALANRGVAPAAVNVIWRPDAADSSIHRDGPGLQEIAKLRIGG; via the coding sequence ATGATCACCAAACCGAATTCTTTTGCTGCTGCCCTCGCCACGCCCGGACTGCGGCTGGTGCTGGCCGCCTCGGCCGCCGCGCTGCTCGCCGGTTGCGCCACCCCGTCCATGCAGCGCATGGCACCCGGTGAGATGCCGACCGTCCTCGGGCCTTCCGTGCGCGACAACATCACGCCGATGGAGCCCTTGATGGCCTGCTTTGCCGACCGTGTGGCGGCCACCGGACGCACGCCCGTGGTGGTGGCTGTCGGCGATGTCAAGGACTACACCGGCAAATACAACATTAACGAGGGCAACGCCATCACTCAGGGCGGCGCGCTCATGGTGTATTCGGCGCTCGGCAAGCTCAGCGGCGCAGTGCGCATCGCCGAACGCTTCGATCCCATGATTGCGGAGCGCGAGCTGGGCTACGCCGACCGCCGACAACTCGGCGACGGCCGCAACCATGTGCTCGCGGGTGCCAATGGCGGTGCCGGCCAGAACGTGCCCTGGATGCCGTATTTCGGCGGCACCATCAACAAGTCCGACTACTTCATCGTCGGCGGCATCACCGAGCTGAACTACAACATCAACTCGGGCGGCGGTGAAATCGGCGTCGACCAGGTCTCGGTCAAGGCCCGCACCTTCAGCCAGTCGGTGGGTGTAGATCTGCGCATCGTCGACACCAAGACCCTGATGGTCGTGCGCACCATCAGCCTGACCAAGCAGTTCACCGGCTACGAAGTGGGCCTCAATGTGTTCCGCTTCTTCAACAGCAACCTGTTCGACATCGACTTTGGCGCGAAGGGCCAGGAGCCAGTGCAGCTCGGCGTGCGCGCGGCGCTCGAAGAGGGCGTGGTGCGTCTGGTTGGTGCGGTCACCCAGGTCGACCACGCGCCCTGCCTGCCGTTGCTGCCCGGCGCGGGAAAAAGCATCCAGACCACGCCAGCCGCCATGCTGCGCAAGGTGGAGAACCCCCTGGTCGATGTGACCGGTGAGCCGGTGCAAACCGGCCAGCGGGGCACGGCGGTCAATGCGTCGAGCCAGACCGGCGCGGCGCCCACCGGCAGCGTCGTGCAGCTGCCGTTCGAATTCGGGGCGACGCAACTGGGCGGGTCGACGATGGCGCTCGTGGACCAGATCGCGGCGGCTGCCAAGCAAGGCTCCGTCGACGTGATGCTGGTGGCGCGCGACAGCGAGAACTGGGATGCCGGCAAGCGCGACGACCTGATCAACCAACGCGTTGCCGCATTCACATCTGCACTTGCCAACCGGGGCGTTGCGCCGGCTGCTGTCAATGTGATCTGGCGGCCCGATGCGGCCGACAGTTCCATCCACCGGGACGGTCCCGGCCTTCAGGAGATCGCCAAGCTGCGCATCGGCGGCTGA
- a CDS encoding POTRA domain-containing protein, with translation MSAFRTAGWSDKDRAAYLHFSKPLAAARRLALGAAILALVCGRSIAADLPVLDPAARLQDELRRADNAAPQLPAAPRATPAAPPPVPEAPTLASTVLLNEVLFSPSELLGDDELRALAQPYLGRDVSSQDLNAFLRAIQTLYLSKGVTTAVPVLPQQDLRSGTLRVLLVEGRLGAVKVEGASGIDPAWVGQWFDLAAGSVIRPEELERRLGVFNVASDFAAQAAYVPGAEFGRSDLLVHVPERSKEQLWGLVDMPDTGSSARSSVIAGLRLLPLGLRGGRFDVMAIAGSNAATLSLSGSLPLGHQGWRLGASASGSRSRTSFASSVPGVPDLVIHGASSSVAVEVGRHVPVSARQLLLLSGSATQIKSRSTISGFELSDRTVDKLTLTASTDWPAREPGEVSPASLRASVTTARGPVNSYSFAEVAGMFAQRLGASGPLFRINGQARLTAHDTPDVIDAWLAGGSNSVRGFDSGTAMGERGYAVQMALYQPVTVPGLEATELYVFADHARVYSKGWSRRIASAGAGVQFQVNRHLAVDATLAQQTAGFQGDRTRLSLRASASW, from the coding sequence ATGAGCGCATTCCGCACGGCAGGCTGGTCCGACAAGGACAGAGCGGCTTATCTCCATTTCTCGAAGCCCCTGGCCGCCGCGCGCCGCCTGGCGCTGGGCGCTGCGATCCTCGCGCTGGTGTGTGGCCGGTCTATCGCGGCCGACCTCCCCGTGCTCGACCCGGCCGCGCGCCTGCAGGACGAGCTGCGCCGCGCCGACAACGCTGCGCCGCAGCTGCCGGCGGCGCCCCGCGCCACGCCAGCGGCGCCCCCGCCCGTGCCCGAGGCGCCGACCCTCGCGAGCACCGTGTTGCTCAACGAGGTGCTGTTCTCGCCCAGCGAGCTGCTCGGCGACGACGAGCTGCGCGCCCTGGCCCAGCCTTATCTTGGGCGCGACGTGTCCAGCCAGGACCTCAACGCGTTTCTGCGTGCTATCCAGACGCTGTACCTGAGCAAGGGCGTGACGACCGCAGTGCCGGTGCTGCCGCAGCAGGATCTGCGCAGCGGCACCCTGCGGGTGCTTCTGGTCGAAGGCCGGCTCGGCGCGGTCAAGGTCGAGGGTGCGTCCGGCATTGACCCGGCCTGGGTCGGGCAATGGTTCGACCTGGCCGCCGGCTCCGTGATCAGGCCCGAGGAACTCGAGCGCCGGCTCGGCGTGTTCAACGTAGCCAGCGACTTTGCGGCCCAGGCCGCATATGTGCCCGGCGCCGAGTTCGGCCGCAGCGATCTGCTGGTCCACGTGCCGGAGCGCTCGAAGGAGCAGCTCTGGGGCCTGGTGGATATGCCCGACACCGGCTCGTCCGCGCGCTCCAGCGTGATCGCCGGCTTGCGCCTGCTCCCGCTCGGTCTTCGGGGCGGCCGCTTCGATGTCATGGCCATTGCCGGCTCGAACGCCGCCACGCTCAGTCTGTCCGGCAGCCTGCCGCTGGGCCACCAGGGCTGGCGGCTCGGTGCCAGCGCCTCGGGCTCGCGCTCGCGCACCAGCTTCGCGTCCTCGGTGCCCGGCGTGCCCGACCTGGTCATCCACGGGGCGTCCAGCTCGGTGGCGGTGGAGGTCGGTCGCCATGTGCCCGTCAGCGCGCGCCAGTTGCTGCTGCTCTCCGGCTCCGCCACGCAGATCAAGTCCCGCTCGACCATCAGCGGCTTCGAGCTCAGCGACCGCACCGTCGACAAACTGACGCTGACGGCATCGACCGACTGGCCGGCTCGCGAGCCCGGCGAGGTTTCGCCCGCGTCGCTGCGCGCCTCGGTCACCACGGCGCGCGGGCCGGTGAACTCCTACAGCTTTGCCGAAGTGGCAGGCATGTTCGCGCAACGGCTCGGGGCTTCGGGACCCTTGTTCCGCATCAACGGCCAGGCGCGGCTGACCGCGCACGACACGCCGGACGTGATCGACGCCTGGCTGGCCGGCGGCAGCAACTCGGTGCGCGGCTTCGACAGCGGCACCGCGATGGGCGAGCGCGGCTATGCCGTGCAGATGGCGCTCTACCAGCCCGTCACCGTCCCAGGCCTGGAGGCAACCGAACTGTATGTGTTTGCCGACCACGCCCGTGTCTACAGCAAAGGCTGGTCGCGCCGCATCGCCTCGGCCGGTGCGGGCGTGCAGTTTCAGGTGAACCGACACCTCGCGGTCGACGCCACCCTGGCCCAACAGACCGCCGGTTTCCAGGGCGACCGTACGCGTCTGTCGCTGCGCGCGAGCGCGAGCTGGTAG
- a CDS encoding NAD-dependent epimerase/dehydratase family protein has translation MTYKTDRIFVANHQSVVGSAIVRRLTQLGHRSTHIVSCPPGQVCWQNYSSIRAFFAKERPDQVYLWAMSDLLAASAPGTYAAPRSEGIAQEPVGTAHIVEAAFRSGIKRLINVATHAELGEAGGNRLGALQVENDVDTRSSLLDGMLLCQELTIAYGATQGVDYRAVQVCESYGPGWPASKDWLHSPGDPSNRIIAEPLHAFERAMETASGRASLSIAKSELFDLMYSDDVADAVIFLKELALPKYLSGLGAEGSHIFVNSSARINGEHLAQALSTALGFRGQVEFESDPRALRGLSTQIPWPNARDFGWSPSIDVNTGLELTALAYRISQVARRKRITAPLALRSIRC, from the coding sequence ATGACCTACAAGACTGATCGCATATTCGTCGCGAATCATCAATCGGTAGTCGGCTCCGCAATCGTTCGACGTCTGACGCAACTGGGACACCGCAGCACCCACATTGTGTCCTGTCCGCCTGGGCAAGTCTGTTGGCAGAACTACTCGTCCATTCGAGCATTCTTCGCCAAGGAGAGGCCAGACCAAGTCTATCTCTGGGCGATGAGCGATCTTCTTGCCGCATCAGCACCTGGGACATACGCCGCCCCACGTAGTGAGGGCATCGCACAAGAGCCAGTCGGCACCGCTCATATTGTCGAAGCGGCCTTCCGCTCAGGCATCAAAAGGCTCATCAATGTCGCCACCCATGCGGAGTTGGGTGAGGCCGGTGGCAACAGACTCGGCGCACTCCAGGTCGAGAATGACGTTGATACCCGATCTTCTTTGCTCGACGGCATGTTGCTGTGCCAAGAGTTGACCATAGCCTACGGTGCGACCCAAGGCGTCGACTATCGTGCCGTGCAGGTATGTGAATCCTATGGACCGGGTTGGCCTGCTTCCAAAGACTGGTTGCACAGTCCGGGTGACCCCTCAAACCGCATCATTGCAGAACCACTTCATGCCTTCGAGCGAGCGATGGAGACAGCAAGCGGGCGAGCAAGCCTGTCCATAGCCAAATCGGAGCTCTTTGACCTGATGTATAGCGACGATGTCGCCGATGCGGTGATCTTTCTGAAGGAGCTTGCGCTTCCCAAGTATCTCTCAGGCCTCGGGGCAGAAGGTTCCCACATCTTTGTGAACTCGAGTGCGCGCATCAACGGTGAGCATCTCGCGCAGGCTCTTTCAACTGCATTAGGGTTCCGGGGACAAGTTGAATTTGAATCCGATCCTCGCGCGCTACGTGGCCTCTCCACTCAGATCCCATGGCCAAACGCTCGCGACTTTGGCTGGAGCCCCTCCATCGACGTCAATACAGGACTGGAGCTTACGGCGCTGGCCTACCGCATCTCCCAAGTCGCACGACGCAAAAGAATCACCGCGCCCCTGGCGCTACGCAGTATCCGGTGTTAG
- a CDS encoding IS3 family transposase (programmed frameshift), with protein sequence MSTQRFSPEFKEEAVKQVVERGYTVPDVAARLGVSAHSLYKWVKAVAPDKSEQQSKELLEAKSEILRLRAQMRRIEEERDLLKKGRAVLCQGARVKYRFMIEHRHEFALSLMCRVLQVARAGFYAWLQCPQSERAKDDARLLEMIRNSYAASHGVYGARRVFADLREAGETCGLHRVERLMQRHKIKAVRGYKKPRSIAGRPSLIAPNHLQREFTVDAPNKVWVTDITYIRTWQGWLYLAVVLDLYARKVVGWSMKPSLSRELALDAVLMAVWRRKPQQRVIVHSDQGSQYGSDDFKRFCSAHDLEPSMSRRGNCWDNAVAESFFSSLKKERIQKRIYKTRDLARSDVFDYIEAFYNRTRRHSHLGGVSPEAFERASA encoded by the exons ATGAGCACCCAAAGGTTTTCACCAGAATTCAAGGAAGAGGCAGTCAAACAGGTCGTCGAACGCGGTTACACCGTGCCCGATGTGGCCGCCCGTTTAGGCGTGTCAGCACACAGTCTGTACAAGTGGGTCAAGGCCGTTGCGCCAGACAAGTCCGAGCAGCAATCCAAGGAGTTGCTGGAGGCCAAGAGCGAAATTCTTCGGCTGCGTGCCCAGATGCGCCGCATTGAAGAGGAGCGCGACCTACTAAAAAAAG GCCGCGCGGTACTTTGCCAGGGAGCCCGAGTGAAGTACCGCTTCATGATCGAACATCGTCATGAATTTGCCCTGAGCCTGATGTGCAGGGTGCTGCAGGTGGCGCGCGCAGGCTTCTATGCATGGCTGCAATGCCCGCAGTCCGAGCGGGCCAAAGACGACGCTCGGCTGCTTGAAATGATTCGAAATTCATACGCAGCAAGTCACGGCGTCTATGGTGCTCGGCGGGTGTTTGCAGATCTTCGCGAGGCGGGTGAAACCTGCGGCCTGCATCGTGTGGAGCGCCTCATGCAGCGCCACAAGATCAAGGCTGTGCGTGGCTACAAGAAGCCTCGATCGATTGCAGGAAGACCCTCCCTCATTGCGCCAAACCACCTGCAACGCGAATTCACGGTGGACGCGCCCAACAAGGTCTGGGTCACCGACATCACCTACATCCGGACCTGGCAAGGCTGGCTGTATCTGGCGGTGGTCTTGGACCTCTACGCCCGCAAGGTAGTGGGCTGGTCCATGAAGCCCTCGTTGAGCAGAGAGCTCGCGTTGGACGCTGTGCTGATGGCCGTGTGGCGTCGAAAGCCCCAACAGCGGGTCATTGTGCACAGCGACCAGGGCAGCCAGTACGGAAGTGACGACTTCAAGCGGTTTTGTTCAGCCCACGACCTCGAGCCGAGCATGAGCAGACGGGGGAACTGCTGGGACAATGCCGTTGCCGAGTCCTTCTTCAGCAGCCTGAAGAAAGAGCGCATCCAGAAGCGCATTTACAAGACCAGGGACCTGGCACGCTCCGATGTCTTCGACTACATCGAAGCGTTCTACAACCGAACCCGCCGCCACAGCCACCTGGGCGGCGTCAGTCCCGAAGCGTTTGAACGCGCTTCGGCTTGA
- a CDS encoding SapC family protein, with product MKKAKSASVPAFTTAPGAAAASQFTILHREAHRHQRLKRDQRDMRWVGSQITVALAAAEMPAAAVEFPCVMTRVAGGGGKLLAITGLENGRNLYVDETTGRWTGNYLPAVLRTWPFRLLNEYDDEDARPVAVHQPALSLSEGEALFDDQGKEMPWLQAVLQELVALDAAASTTSDTVAALDAAGLLHERTLQVVLPGGRQMELTGFLSVDESKLNALDAAQAGELHGQGALALAYLHLLSLRRFRPLMERAAQQEPSAPGTAVAPVEPEPSTA from the coding sequence ATGAAAAAAGCCAAAAGCGCATCTGTTCCCGCGTTCACCACCGCGCCGGGGGCGGCGGCCGCATCCCAGTTCACCATCCTTCACCGCGAGGCCCACCGCCATCAGCGCTTGAAGCGCGACCAGCGCGACATGCGCTGGGTCGGCAGCCAGATCACCGTGGCGCTCGCCGCAGCAGAGATGCCGGCAGCGGCGGTCGAATTCCCGTGCGTCATGACGCGTGTGGCCGGCGGTGGCGGCAAGCTGCTGGCCATCACCGGTCTGGAGAACGGGCGCAATCTGTACGTGGACGAAACCACGGGACGCTGGACGGGCAACTACCTGCCAGCGGTCCTGCGCACCTGGCCGTTTCGGCTACTGAACGAATACGACGACGAAGACGCCCGGCCGGTGGCCGTGCACCAGCCCGCGCTGAGCCTGAGCGAAGGCGAGGCGCTGTTTGACGACCAGGGCAAGGAAATGCCCTGGCTGCAGGCGGTGCTGCAGGAGTTGGTCGCGCTGGACGCTGCGGCCTCTACCACCTCGGACACCGTGGCCGCGCTGGATGCCGCCGGGCTGTTGCACGAGCGCACGCTGCAAGTCGTCTTGCCCGGCGGACGCCAGATGGAGTTGACCGGATTCCTCAGCGTCGACGAGAGCAAGCTGAATGCGCTGGACGCAGCTCAGGCAGGCGAACTGCACGGTCAGGGCGCGCTGGCGCTGGCCTACCTGCACCTGCTGTCGCTGCGGCGGTTCCGCCCGCTGATGGAGCGCGCGGCGCAGCAGGAGCCTTCTGCGCCGGGGACTGCGGTTGCACCGGTCGAGCCCGAGCCGTCGACGGCCTGA
- a CDS encoding beta strand repeat-containing protein, which yields MKNSQYRNRNHIGRKPALSSIGVAVVATLIASGAHAADTSFVFDGITAVANGHQTQNLLLNNSGLINATLQNGQGNIGANGAQTANSTFLTGNAMGASAVGNLAEPVDTSIDLSLISDTAGGNTGLASLLYSTNTGVVSSLVDDNGLSIVLTGFESGSAVNKDNTISASTVVNQGTSSIAGAVPVGYTSVTPGSTSVSSTFGPMESTSAGSIVVTTAQQTSGVTSSASAADNAVALTLSADLLADALEAGAAVTGNKIVASMKGNSSANTIDIQAVEGAPTFTGSAVVSNTQLGTNASAAANNINGSVQATVTGFEGTSALGGSLAVSGNSISSAAMGNEALGSGTSPVGNRILLADGLSFAGPSGSIVPSGATLNGYADGTAVNADLVISNLQTNTSLLGSDVDAVTSNGVVAAAVETLVNGAVALSTNSIGSSATGNAARSALSSGANAASFSGSTALANQQDNTNVSVTASNLGSSIEATAGAVQNSSVAVADNKSSASARGNEVGQSLSLNATTLALGETVSLSSLDELLEATGAATVSNRQVNTGAPVTSLNAGSLIGQSAVAVTGTTLSVTGNIQDAVALSNNASNKLTLTGTTVGSGAGILNQQRVDPEDDLPNSAVSASLVGARAFIEGGGVSGSTLAVTDNLQEAIGYGNLGNNAMVVSGTTVAAPGTLGVASTVSIDNNAVKALDGQVVAAYGLLNDQSVLSDVSSHATSNDASAHIAVSGSLDNSTALNDANTLSTEAYGNYGQSGLSLNATNVTSGDFSSVANLTSLQAVDAAITAQSVTGAVALTTVNGNVGSVDTASSVSASGNRIDAQATGSRVNNTMGVSATNIATAAEGPLGTTTDGELTTTASFSLQNVQTGQGSVTATLRDADNASLASDVRVGIVGDVMRSSVVADGNTARAAATSNNASNALAINASGQLASSSAQQNVQMTTAGVNALVGQAGLAASAGGPFDFVITGSGLGHQDLGDGAGQLTAGTLTVDTTALSAAERAYLLGDGWTSAGADSVEKSAVGYAMSGQEYLDFMNGGTLPGSGVASPIDGTPHLGGVNMAVGGMVTESALSVSGNTTYGLARGNVASNRTEVKGNAIASGSSSTVASAGASFTGEGLETVADHSLANLQQAAGAAIESNVYGSFFIDAQPGAAISGSSLSVSGNTQMAEARANTGTSSLVLDGTGVTAVSALQSAQMSSSAVSAASSLNLFAPGAVTDTSVLLSNNSNIALAVMNDATNTVTVKGSQVGTGQAADISVGGTFDDTLTAEHVLANQQAASSAVTSTATTTLNNQEAMVSETGSAVRSTLSILGNTTAAEATANQALNSASVTGTASQAASVALRNMQDSSANVTASATSAARVSLAPLASSALNNSSVALDGNSTTALARGNSASNVLNSLAGANYGPATGGLVNAGDALTGFAVNANAGILNSQHNTGAVSASSTAVSYQVALNAGGSTASNMAVTGNQVAAQAYGNSAVNQLTLNALNTGTPTSAVANYQRNSGAITATVTSVNFGAGISGAMSGSTVNVSGNQISASAVGNSVASSIMAAPR from the coding sequence ATGAAAAACAGTCAATACCGCAACCGCAACCACATCGGCCGCAAGCCGGCCCTCAGCAGCATCGGCGTGGCCGTTGTTGCCACCCTGATCGCCAGCGGCGCCCACGCCGCCGACACCAGCTTCGTCTTTGACGGTATCACCGCGGTCGCCAATGGTCACCAGACCCAAAACCTGCTGTTGAACAACTCCGGTTTGATCAATGCCACGCTGCAGAACGGCCAGGGCAACATCGGCGCCAATGGCGCCCAGACCGCCAATTCGACCTTCCTCACGGGCAACGCCATGGGCGCCAGCGCCGTTGGCAACCTTGCCGAGCCTGTCGACACGTCGATCGACCTTTCCCTGATCAGCGACACCGCCGGTGGCAATACGGGCCTCGCTTCGCTGCTGTACTCGACCAATACGGGTGTCGTGAGCAGCCTGGTGGATGACAACGGCCTGTCCATCGTCCTGACCGGCTTTGAAAGTGGCAGTGCGGTCAACAAGGACAACACCATTTCCGCCAGCACCGTCGTCAACCAGGGCACCTCTTCCATTGCTGGTGCCGTGCCGGTCGGCTACACCTCCGTCACCCCGGGCTCCACGAGTGTGAGCTCGACCTTTGGCCCGATGGAATCCACATCGGCGGGCAGCATCGTCGTGACCACGGCGCAGCAAACCAGTGGAGTGACCTCCAGCGCAAGCGCTGCTGACAATGCCGTCGCACTGACCTTGAGCGCAGACCTCCTGGCCGACGCCCTCGAAGCCGGCGCAGCGGTCACCGGCAACAAGATCGTCGCCAGCATGAAGGGCAACAGCAGCGCCAATACCATCGACATTCAGGCGGTCGAAGGTGCTCCCACCTTCACCGGCTCGGCCGTGGTCAGCAACACCCAGCTCGGCACGAACGCCTCCGCAGCGGCCAACAACATCAACGGCAGCGTCCAAGCCACCGTGACAGGCTTTGAGGGCACCAGCGCATTGGGCGGCTCGCTGGCCGTGTCGGGCAACAGCATCAGCAGCGCCGCTATGGGCAACGAAGCGTTGGGCAGCGGCACGTCGCCGGTGGGCAACCGCATCCTGCTGGCCGACGGCCTGTCGTTTGCGGGTCCTAGCGGCAGCATCGTGCCCTCTGGCGCCACCCTCAACGGCTATGCAGACGGCACGGCGGTCAATGCCGACCTGGTGATCTCCAACCTGCAGACCAATACCAGCCTGTTGGGGTCGGACGTGGACGCCGTCACCAGCAATGGTGTTGTGGCCGCCGCGGTGGAAACCCTGGTGAACGGTGCGGTCGCCCTGTCGACCAACAGCATCGGCTCCAGCGCCACCGGCAACGCCGCCCGCAGCGCCCTGAGCAGCGGCGCCAATGCCGCGTCCTTCTCCGGTAGCACGGCGCTGGCCAACCAGCAAGACAACACCAACGTGTCTGTCACGGCCAGCAACCTCGGCTCCAGTATCGAAGCCACGGCAGGCGCCGTGCAGAACAGCAGCGTCGCGGTGGCCGACAACAAGAGCAGCGCCAGCGCGCGCGGCAACGAGGTGGGCCAGAGCCTGTCGCTCAATGCCACCACGCTTGCGCTGGGTGAGACGGTCAGCCTCAGCAGCCTCGACGAGCTGTTGGAAGCCACCGGCGCTGCCACGGTCAGCAACCGCCAGGTCAACACCGGCGCACCTGTGACCTCCCTGAACGCCGGATCGTTGATCGGCCAAAGCGCCGTGGCCGTCACCGGCACGACGCTGTCGGTCACCGGCAACATCCAGGACGCCGTGGCACTGTCCAACAACGCTTCGAACAAGCTCACGCTCACTGGCACCACGGTGGGCAGCGGCGCTGGCATCCTGAACCAGCAACGGGTTGATCCAGAAGACGACCTTCCCAATTCCGCTGTCTCCGCTTCGCTCGTTGGCGCCCGCGCTTTCATCGAAGGCGGTGGCGTGTCGGGCAGCACGCTGGCCGTGACCGACAACCTGCAGGAAGCCATTGGTTATGGGAACCTGGGCAACAATGCCATGGTGGTTTCGGGCACCACGGTGGCTGCACCTGGCACTCTGGGCGTGGCATCCACCGTCAGCATCGACAACAACGCGGTGAAAGCGCTGGACGGCCAAGTTGTAGCCGCTTACGGCTTGCTCAATGACCAGTCGGTGCTTTCTGATGTGAGTTCTCATGCCACCAGCAACGATGCGTCGGCCCACATCGCGGTGAGCGGTTCCCTGGACAACAGTACCGCGCTCAACGATGCCAACACCCTGTCCACCGAGGCCTACGGCAACTATGGTCAGAGTGGCCTGTCGCTCAACGCCACCAACGTGACCAGTGGCGACTTCTCCAGCGTGGCCAACCTGACCAGTCTGCAAGCGGTCGACGCCGCCATCACGGCCCAGTCCGTCACAGGGGCGGTCGCACTGACCACCGTGAACGGCAACGTCGGCTCCGTCGACACCGCCTCCAGCGTGTCGGCTTCGGGCAACCGGATCGACGCACAGGCCACCGGCAGCCGCGTGAACAACACAATGGGCGTGAGCGCGACCAACATCGCAACAGCGGCTGAAGGGCCGCTCGGGACCACCACGGACGGCGAACTGACCACCACTGCGTCGTTCAGCCTGCAGAACGTGCAGACCGGCCAAGGCAGCGTGACCGCCACCTTGCGGGACGCAGACAATGCTTCGCTGGCGTCCGACGTGCGCGTCGGCATCGTCGGCGACGTGATGCGCTCCAGTGTGGTCGCTGACGGCAATACCGCCAGGGCCGCCGCCACCAGCAACAACGCCTCCAACGCGCTCGCCATCAATGCCTCCGGCCAACTGGCCAGCAGCAGTGCGCAACAGAACGTGCAGATGACTACCGCAGGCGTGAATGCGCTCGTCGGACAGGCGGGTCTTGCCGCTTCGGCTGGCGGTCCATTCGACTTCGTCATCACGGGCAGTGGTCTTGGTCACCAAGATCTGGGCGACGGTGCGGGTCAGCTTACAGCTGGCACGCTGACCGTTGACACGACAGCGCTGAGTGCTGCGGAACGCGCTTATTTGCTGGGAGATGGCTGGACTTCCGCTGGTGCAGATTCGGTCGAAAAGAGCGCAGTTGGCTACGCCATGTCTGGTCAGGAATACCTTGACTTCATGAATGGTGGCACGTTGCCCGGGTCAGGAGTCGCATCGCCCATCGACGGCACGCCCCATCTCGGCGGCGTGAACATGGCTGTCGGCGGCATGGTCACCGAGTCCGCGCTGTCCGTCAGCGGCAACACCACCTACGGTCTGGCCCGCGGCAACGTGGCGTCCAACCGCACGGAAGTCAAGGGCAACGCAATCGCTTCCGGCAGCAGCAGCACCGTGGCGAGCGCTGGTGCATCCTTCACGGGTGAGGGACTGGAGACGGTGGCCGACCACTCGCTGGCCAACCTGCAGCAGGCCGCCGGAGCCGCCATTGAAAGCAACGTCTACGGCAGCTTCTTCATCGACGCCCAGCCGGGCGCGGCCATCAGCGGTTCCTCGTTGAGTGTGTCGGGCAACACACAGATGGCTGAGGCCAGGGCCAACACCGGGACCAGCAGCCTGGTGTTGGACGGCACGGGCGTGACGGCGGTGTCTGCGCTGCAATCCGCACAGATGAGCTCCTCGGCGGTCAGCGCGGCGTCCAGCCTCAACCTGTTCGCCCCGGGCGCGGTCACCGACACCAGCGTGCTGCTGTCCAACAACAGCAACATCGCACTGGCCGTGATGAACGACGCCACGAACACCGTGACCGTCAAGGGCAGCCAGGTCGGAACCGGCCAGGCCGCAGACATCAGCGTCGGCGGGACCTTCGACGACACACTGACGGCCGAACACGTGCTGGCCAACCAGCAGGCAGCCAGCAGCGCGGTCACCAGCACTGCCACCACCACGCTGAATAACCAGGAAGCAATGGTCAGCGAGACCGGCAGCGCGGTTCGCAGCACGCTGTCCATCCTGGGCAACACCACGGCTGCCGAAGCGACCGCCAACCAGGCGCTCAATTCGGCGTCGGTCACCGGCACGGCCAGCCAGGCGGCCAGCGTGGCGTTGCGCAACATGCAGGACAGCAGTGCCAATGTGACGGCTAGCGCCACCAGCGCCGCCCGTGTATCGCTGGCACCGCTGGCATCGAGCGCGCTCAACAACAGCAGTGTGGCGCTGGACGGCAACAGCACGACGGCACTGGCCCGCGGCAACAGCGCGAGCAACGTGCTGAACTCGCTGGCCGGCGCCAACTATGGTCCGGCAACGGGTGGTTTGGTCAACGCGGGTGATGCTCTCACGGGCTTCGCCGTCAACGCCAACGCCGGCATCCTGAACAGCCAGCACAACACCGGCGCGGTTTCGGCATCTAGCACGGCGGTGAGCTACCAGGTCGCCCTGAACGCGGGTGGTTCTACTGCCAGCAACATGGCCGTGACGGGCAACCAGGTGGCAGCGCAAGCCTACGGCAACAGCGCGGTCAACCAGTTGACGCTCAACGCGCTGAACACCGGCACCCCAACCTCGGCGGTGGCCAACTACCAGCGCAACAGCGGCGCGATCACCGCCACGGTCACCAGCGTGAACTTCGGTGCCGGCATTTCCGGCGCGATGTCGGGCAGCACGGTGAACGTGAGCGGCAACCAGATATCGGCCTCAGCCGTCGGCAACTCGGTGGCCTCTTCGATCATGGCCGCGCCTCGCTGA